The Suricata suricatta isolate VVHF042 chromosome 4, meerkat_22Aug2017_6uvM2_HiC, whole genome shotgun sequence genome includes a region encoding these proteins:
- the ABHD13 gene encoding protein ABHD13: MEKSWILWNFVERWLIALASWSWALCRISLLPLIVTFHLYGGIILLLLIFVSIAGILYKFQDVLLYFPEQPSSSRLYVPMPTGIPHENIFIRTKDGVRLNLILIRYTGDNSPYSPTIIYFHGNAGNIGHRLPNALLMLVNLKVNLLLVDYRGYGKSEGEASEEGLYLDSEAVLDYVMTRPDLDKTKIFLFGRSLGGAVAIHLASENSHRISAIMVENTFLSIPHMASTLFSFFPMRYLPLWCYKNKFLSYRKISQCRMPSLFISGLSDQLIPPVMMKQLYELSPSRTKRLAIFPDGTHNDTWQCQGYLTALEQFIREVVKSHSPEEMAKTASNVTII, from the coding sequence ATGGAAAAGTCCTGGATCCTGTGGAACTTTGTGGAAAGATGGCTCATAGCTTTGGCTTCGTGGTCTTGGGCTCTTTGCCGTATTTCTCTTTTACCTTTAATAGTGACTTTTCATCTGTACGGAGGCATTATCTTACTTTTATTAATATTCGTATCCATAGCAGGTATTCTATATAAATTCCAGGATGTATTGCTTTATTTTCCAGAACAGCCATCTTCTTCACGCCTTTATGTTCCCATGCCCACTGGTATTccacatgaaaacattttcatcagaACCAAAGATGGAGTGCGTCTGAATCTTATTTTGATAAGATACACCGGAGACAATTCGCCCTATTCCCcgactataatttattttcacgGGAACGCAGGCAACATAGGTCACAGGTTACCAAATGCGTTGCTTATGTTGGTTAACCTCAAAGTTAATCTTTTGCTTGTTGATTATCGAGGATATGGAAAAAGCGAAGGAGAAGCGAGTGAAGAAGGACTCTACTTAGATTCTGAAGCTGTGCTAGACTACGTGATGACTAGACCTGACCTTGACAAGacgaaaatttttctttttggccgTTCCTTGGGAGGAGCAGTGGCTATCCATTTGGCTTCGGAAAATTCCCATAGGATTTCCGCCATCATGGTGGAGAACACGTTTTTAAGCATACCGCACATGGCCAgcactttattttcattcttcccaATGCGTTACCTTCCTTTATGGTGCTACAAAAACAAATTCCTGTCCTACAGAAAAATCTCTCAGTGCAGAATgccttctcttttcatctctggTCTCTCTGACCAGTTAATCCCACCAGTAATGATGAAGCAACTTTACGAACTCTCCCCGTCTCGGACTAAGCGATTAGCCATTTTTCCCGACGGGACCCACAACGACACGTGGCAGTGCCAGGGCTACCTCACCGCCCTGGAGCAGTTCATCCGGGAAGTCGTGAAAAGCCATTCTCCTGAGGAGATGGCCAAAACTGCATCTAATGTAACGATTatatga